From Gottschalkiaceae bacterium SANA:
TTCCTTATCGGAACGAATATGCTTTTCAGCCACCTTTACCAGCAAAATTCCTAGCTCCCTTTGCTTATCCAAGTCTATATGTCTCAGAAATTTTTGGAACCTATTTGCTAGCTAAATCAGCCTTTCCAGAGGCTTTATATCTAATCGATCAGCATGCGGCCCACGAACGAATCCTATACGAAAAACTTCGTTCCCATGCATGGGATCATAGCCAAAAGAGTCAACAACTACTTTTACAGCCGCGTGCTATCTCTTTAAATCAAACCGAACGGGAACTGGCGGAACGATACAAAGCCCGCTTTGCCCAATACGGCATAGAAATCGAAAGTCTAGGGGATGCAACCATGGTTTTGAGAAGCGTTCCCCTAGAGCTATCACAAACGGATCCTGAACGTTTTTTCATTCGCCTTTTAGATGAAATTAGTCGCTTGAGCGAACGGGTTTTATCATCCCAAGAAGAGGATGCCATCGCGCAATCCGCCTGTAAGGCTGCGGTAAAAGCGGGTGATCCCCTAACTAAAGAAGAGATCGATGCTTTATTCAAGGACCTTCAAAAATGCGAAGATCCCTTTCATTGTCCCCATGGACGACCAACCATGATCCGCCTGACACAAGCTGAACTTGAAAAGAAATTTGGGAGAAGAACATAATGCAAACTATACTTAATTCAAAGGTACTCTTTGTTGTGGGACCCACAGCAGCTGGGAAAACGAGCCTCTCCATTGAATTGGCACGTCGATATCAGGGCGAGATTTTGTCCTCTGACTCCATGCAGATTTATCAAGGCTTCACCATTGGAACCGCCAAGGCAAGCAAGGAAGAACAAGCCGAAATCCCGCACCATCTCTTGGATATGATAGAAGCCACCGGCACTTATTCCGTTGCAGAATATCAAGACGATGCGCTAGGCTTGATCGAAGACATTCAGGGACGAGGCAAAACCCCCATTGTCGTTGGGGGAACCGGCCTCTATATGCAATCCCTTCTTTATCAGCTTGATTTTTCACAGACGAATAAGAATGATGCCCTGAGACAAGAGCTCGAAAGCAAAGAAACAAAAGTCTTATATGACCAGTTACTTGCTCAGGATCCAGAGGCTAAAGATCAAATTCACCCCCATAATCGAAAGCGGGTCATTCGTGCGTTAGAAATTTTAAACGACCAAGAAAAGCGAAAGACAAATTCCTTTAGAAAACCAAGGGAAGAGTTTTCCTCGATTTTGATTGGCATCAACTTTCGTGATCGATCATCCCTCTACAAGCGAATCAATGATCGCGTTGATCTCATGATTAAAGCTGGATGGATCGAAGAAATCCAAAGTTTGATTGATCAGGGCGTTCCAAAATCCGCCCAAGCCTTTCAAGCCATTGGATATCCAGAACTCCTGAAGGTGATTGAGGGAGAAATGCCATTAGATGAA
This genomic window contains:
- the miaA gene encoding tRNA (adenosine(37)-N6)-dimethylallyltransferase MiaA, which gives rise to MQTILNSKVLFVVGPTAAGKTSLSIELARRYQGEILSSDSMQIYQGFTIGTAKASKEEQAEIPHHLLDMIEATGTYSVAEYQDDALGLIEDIQGRGKTPIVVGGTGLYMQSLLYQLDFSQTNKNDALRQELESKETKVLYDQLLAQDPEAKDQIHPHNRKRVIRALEILNDQEKRKTNSFRKPREEFSSILIGINFRDRSSLYKRINDRVDLMIKAGWIEEIQSLIDQGVPKSAQAFQAIGYPELLKVIEGEMPLDEAIEVIKQKSRRYAKRQLTWFRKEANIQWFYWEDYDCDPKKLFKAVHEAYQTVINCETEDTEEA